The DNA region GTTATTAATATATTCCTGGTCATGGATGACTAATCTTCCTTATTTATATTCTAAACCCACTTTTGCAGTAACTCAAAGACTTAGACACGTAAAACTGAAGCCAAGCACATAATTTGCCATTAAAATATATGCATTGCATGGCTTTTTCCATCAATGTCAATATTGTTTGGGATTGATTTGTCCCCAGAAGGGACCTCTTTTTGGCTATATTGATTAATGTGTCTGTTCTTTTTATATTGTCACATGGAGGAACCTCCTAAATGGACCATGTCCCATTGGATCGATGGTGATATATATTCCCTCAGATGATTtgagacatttttttaatgaaaaaataataattaaaattcgAGTATTTTACATATTAACATGATTTGATATGATTTATGCATGTAGATGATATAGCATAAATCGAAATGGATTCCAATAATGTACAAGTAAAACAAGATTAAGTTTTGGACTATGCCAAATGCCTTACATCATGgtgttattatttttcattagcCAACTGGTTAATAATTGAAGTGGAGTGGTGTCAATTAGGTGGATGTGGCTCGAGATACAAGACCAAAAGATGTCTTGTTTTAGTTTCTAGTTTCTACTCTAGGAGAGATAGCCTCTAATTACATTTATATTATACTGATAACGTGGTATGAGTTATTTCACATGGTACATGCATGTAGATGTACACTTtaacaacaaccaaaaattattagtatttcAACTGTAAAGGCCTATTAGTAGGATATCTATACATGAAATGCATTTcaatataatatgaaaaaatgaGTAATATATATCTAGTCATAATACTTTTCAcagttttcttttccatgatTGCTTAATATAATTTGTTGTTCCGAGCAATATTAATTTCATGTGTCCTTACTAATACTATTTACTTTCATAGGTGTGCTTactaatactatttttattatgcaccaacaaatcatatcatcaattaagaaaaaaatttgggttgagactcattaagaaaaaaaaaagtgttcaaTTTTAGAATATGCCTCATTAAATTTTCACCCTCCAATAATGGTGAACAATTTAAGTGAAATGGTGGCAATAATGTGGATCTGGCCTGATCAAGGTGGTTGGGATATGTTATTAGAAATAGAAATTGCTCTTCTAAATGAGTTTCAAGTCACATATCTAGTCAAAGTTACGTGAAAGATGGCCTTCCATATGCTTAATTATGAGTATACGAATTTGACCATGTTAGAAAGAGGTAGCCATATCATTAATTaccaattaattaattcaaaatttggccCAATTGAAAGCCATGACATAATGAGCCTACAATAGCTCAATTTCATGAATTCAAATCTTATCGctttgtgggttccagttatttcaactggtaaaatctctgatggttacataagagatctgagattcaattCCTGCCtttactaaaaactgattggtgtcttggtctgatgataaagagctatcatcaagaatagacgtcataagttgaaactttaaaaaaaaaaaaaaaaaaatctcatcgctttcaagaaaaataaaataaaattgctacATTTGTGTTAATTAACCCCTAAACTTTCATGAACAAGATTGTGGCTTTAAAGGTTTATTTGCAGGCAATAGATGTCATTTGATGTGTGCCAAATTGGGCAAATTGGATGTTTGACAAAATGAAACATTGGATACTTGAACAGCCTTAATGGTTTAGTTATAACTATGACTATAGTTTTGACGCAAAGATGATGTATGTGATAAATTATTTCTttcagttttgaattttgattgtatatttAATTGAATACAAGTACCGCACGACATAGCACATTGCATCGCTTTCTGGTCATCAACACGTACAAacctcactctttctctctctctctctctctcaaaatcaaAGTTGATCAATCCTAAAGCCGTGTCAATCACTCAACACAAATATGTCAAACGCAAGACAGATCAACCATCTTAACCAACaacctaaaaaataattcacAATCAAGGTTCATAATCTTCTACGTacctataaaattatatttatatataaaataaccaaCAAACCACATCTACCAAATCGAAATCGTTCTCTGCATAATTATGCTTAGCAATACACATTAACCTTTTTAACCTTTTTAATCTCTCCAGCCCAAAACatggtaaaaatatatcaacaaaaaagttttttttttttttaaatccagcTAAATAATACCGAAACATTCTAACAGggtaaaaatatatcaacaaaaaagtaaaaaacaaattcaGCTAAATACTAATGTTTCTAACGAAGATTTCCAAAATTCAACTCTTCTATTTTCCGATAATCACATAACTAAATGAAATAcatacaatttataatttaattaattaatttataactGAGAGACTCAGATCCAAAATAGTCCGAAACTTTATACACCCATTAGGACCCAGAATGAAACTCTTATGCAGAACTGGGATGGATATATATATGTCAACCATATACCCAGGcattacaaattatatataacgaaaaattttataaaaaataattcacaaTCAAGGTTCATAATCTTCTACGTacctataaaattatatttatatataaaataaccaaCAAATCATATCTACCAAATCGAAATCGTTCTCTGCATAATTATGCTTAGCAATACACATTAACCTTTTTAACCTCTTTAATCTGTCCAGCCCAAAACAcggtaaaaatatatatcaacaaCAAAGTAAAAAACGAATCTAGCTAAATACTATCGAAACATTCTAATGTTTCTAACAAATATGTCCAGAATTCAACTCTTCTTTTTTCCGATAATCACATAACTAAAtgaaatacataaaatttataatttaattaatcaatttataaCCGAGAGACTCAGATCCAAAATAGTCCAAAACTTCAGACACCCATTAGGACCCAGAATCCAAATCTTATGCAGAAGTGGGATGGATATATATATGAACATGTCAACCATATACCCAGTcattacaaattatatataacgaaaaattttataaaacaaaaaacaaaaacaaaaaaaaacaaatagtcGTGTAAAATTTTCAACCTTGGCGagctgtatttttttttttttcttcttcttcttcatttacaTGAGCAACAGCTCCTTTTGTTAGACGTAATAACAGCTAACTGCTCGAAACTCGACTTGAAAAACGAATCGACCTCTTCGCGGTTCACGATCTCGAAGAATTGAAGGTCGGAGAGTTTTCTTTTGCATGTGGGTGCTCTTTTTGGCTTCCGTGGCGCCGGGGGACAATCTAGGATCTTGGGAATTCTATGTTCCTTGGATGTTGGAGTTCGACAACAGTCCTCCTCCTCTTTGTTGTCTTCCTCCTCGACATTAATCTTCTTAATATCTTGTGTCTCGActtcgttgttgttgttgttgttgttgttgttgttgtttttgttggcACCAATATTATCGTTGAAGCCACCCACAAGAGGTGGTGCTGACGATGTAGTTCGAGTAGTCTTGATCGTGAGTagtttggttttggatttggaGAGGCCGTGTAAGAATTCGAGATCGGTGGACATGGTTTTGGTACTGTGTACTCTCGGtcgtttttgtgtttgtgaattGAATGGAAATAGAGGCGAGAGGTGCGGAGTGGCGTGCTATATATGTAGGagaaaaaaagatcaaaacAGTTGGGAAGGCGTGCACTCGAaggtaagagagagagagagagagagagagagagagaggggttgtTGCTGGTTCTTTATTCTATGCATCCTGTTAGGAAAATGACCTGGTTGTcgtattaaaagttaaaacttggcTGAGTCGTCATTGcactttgggttttttttttttttttttttttcccctctttctctctttcggTTAATGCTCGGTGACA from Castanea sativa cultivar Marrone di Chiusa Pesio chromosome 6, ASM4071231v1 includes:
- the LOC142638407 gene encoding uncharacterized protein LOC142638407, translated to MSTDLEFLHGLSKSKTKLLTIKTTRTTSSAPPLVGGFNDNIGANKNNNNNNNNNNNEVETQDIKKINVEEEDNKEEEDCCRTPTSKEHRIPKILDCPPAPRKPKRAPTCKRKLSDLQFFEIVNREEVDSFFKSSFEQLAVITSNKRSCCSCK